One Atribacterota bacterium genomic window carries:
- the hypF gene encoding carbamoyltransferase HypF: protein MKIRYKLTIYGIVQGVGFRPFIHKLVKKYNLYGWICNSNQGVEMEIEGEDSDGREFLKELKNHLPPLALIDDIRIKRLSCIGYSKFAIKKSKSNHRHPVILMPPDISICEDCKTELNDPSNRRYHYPFINCTNCGPRFTIIEDMPYDRDKTTMKKFVMCTDCFNEYHDLENRRYHAQPNACPVCGPQVSLYTGNQKVVTQDPIQEAQKRLRGGEVGVIKGLGGFHLSCDAQNKEAVSRIREIKKRDQKPFALMAESISKITNFCYVSVLARKYLESKEKPIVLLKKKRICHLSPAIAPGNAYLGFMLPYTPLHILLLQKSNLVLVMTSANFSDEPIIIQNEEAFQKLAQQVDFLLLHNRQIYNRCDDSVLKITAHHSIFIRRSRGYAPFPIVLPEEAKSILALGPEEKNTVCLTRDRYAFPSQHLGDLKNRDSFQAYQEAIKRLIRVFQFKPKVIACDLHPDYLSTHYAEELSRQFRVPLLKIQHHHAHIASCIAENYISEKVIGVAFDGTGFGLDGAIWGGEFLVVSPKDCLRVGHLKYVAMPGGEQAIHQPWRMAFSYLYSLSGQEADSIRSVLGEGREKKDFQLLKQMIDKRINSPLTSSCGRLFDAVASLIGLRDGVAFEGQAAMELEALCQTKYKDNYNYQITREINGLVVDTGEMFLQIINDLERKIPLPRIATQFHNTVADIILSLCVKIKKEFNINYVALSGGVFQNSFLLAQTMKKLKKENFTVLIHKKLPPNDGCIALGQAVVTDARIKSGKIICGFYKCK from the coding sequence ATGAAAATAAGATACAAGCTTACTATATATGGTATTGTTCAGGGAGTAGGTTTTCGTCCCTTTATTCATAAATTGGTAAAAAAATATAATTTATATGGATGGATTTGTAACTCCAACCAGGGAGTAGAAATGGAAATTGAAGGGGAGGACTCCGATGGTAGGGAATTTTTAAAAGAATTAAAAAATCATCTCCCTCCCTTAGCTCTTATTGATGATATCAGAATTAAAAGGTTATCCTGTATTGGATATTCCAAATTTGCCATAAAGAAGAGCAAATCCAACCATAGACATCCTGTTATTCTTATGCCCCCCGATATTTCCATTTGTGAGGATTGTAAAACAGAACTGAATGATCCTTCTAACCGACGTTATCATTACCCTTTTATTAATTGTACCAATTGTGGCCCTCGTTTTACTATTATTGAAGACATGCCTTATGATAGGGATAAGACTACTATGAAAAAATTTGTTATGTGTACTGATTGTTTTAATGAATATCATGATTTAGAAAACCGTCGCTATCATGCTCAACCTAATGCTTGTCCAGTTTGTGGCCCACAAGTTTCTCTTTATACAGGTAACCAGAAAGTTGTTACGCAGGACCCTATCCAGGAGGCGCAAAAGAGATTGAGAGGAGGAGAGGTGGGTGTAATAAAAGGATTAGGAGGGTTTCATCTGAGCTGTGATGCTCAGAATAAGGAAGCCGTATCCAGAATTAGAGAAATAAAGAAAAGAGACCAAAAACCTTTTGCTTTGATGGCTGAAAGTATATCAAAAATAACAAATTTCTGTTATGTATCTGTGCTGGCTCGGAAATATTTAGAGAGCAAGGAGAAGCCCATCGTACTTTTAAAAAAGAAAAGAATTTGCCATTTATCACCAGCTATTGCTCCTGGTAATGCCTATCTTGGCTTTATGTTACCTTATACCCCCTTACATATTTTATTATTACAAAAGAGTAACCTGGTCCTGGTTATGACCAGTGCTAATTTCAGCGATGAACCAATTATCATTCAAAATGAAGAAGCATTTCAGAAATTGGCACAGCAGGTTGACTTTTTACTTCTCCATAATCGACAGATTTACAATCGCTGTGATGATTCTGTTTTAAAGATAACTGCTCATCATTCTATCTTTATTAGAAGGTCAAGAGGTTATGCCCCATTTCCCATTGTGCTCCCGGAGGAGGCTAAATCTATACTGGCCTTAGGTCCAGAAGAAAAGAATACAGTATGTCTTACTCGTGATCGTTATGCCTTTCCCAGTCAGCATCTGGGTGATTTGAAAAACAGGGATAGCTTCCAGGCCTATCAGGAAGCCATCAAACGTCTAATTCGGGTATTTCAATTTAAACCAAAGGTTATTGCCTGTGATTTACATCCTGATTATCTTTCTACTCATTATGCTGAGGAATTATCCCGGCAATTCAGAGTGCCCTTGTTGAAGATTCAACACCATCATGCCCATATTGCCAGCTGTATAGCTGAAAACTATATATCTGAAAAGGTGATTGGAGTTGCCTTTGACGGTACCGGTTTTGGTCTGGACGGTGCTATCTGGGGAGGTGAATTCCTGGTAGTTTCACCGAAGGATTGCTTGAGAGTGGGTCATTTAAAATATGTAGCTATGCCCGGGGGAGAACAAGCTATACATCAACCCTGGAGGATGGCTTTTAGTTATCTTTACTCCCTTTCCGGACAAGAGGCTGATTCTATTCGATCGGTATTAGGGGAAGGAAGAGAGAAAAAAGATTTTCAGTTACTGAAACAGATGATAGATAAAAGGATTAATTCACCTCTTACCTCCAGCTGCGGCAGATTGTTTGATGCAGTTGCTTCTCTAATTGGACTAAGAGATGGGGTGGCTTTTGAAGGACAAGCTGCTATGGAGCTGGAAGCTTTATGTCAGACTAAATATAAGGATAATTATAATTATCAAATTACTAGAGAAATTAACGGCTTGGTGGTAGATACTGGAGAAATGTTTCTACAGATAATTAATGATTTAGAAAGGAAAATTCCTTTACCCAGAATTGCCACTCAGTTCCATAACACAGTTGCTGATATTATTCTTTCCTTATGTGTTAAAATAAAAAAGGAATTTAATATCAATTATGTTGCTTTAAGCGGAGGAGTTTTTCAAAATAGCTTTCTTTTAGCTCAAACTATGAAAAAATTAAAAAAGGAAAACTTTACAGTCTTAATACATAAAAAATTACCGCCTAACGATGGCTGTATTGCCCTGGGACAGGCGGTAGTTACTGATGCGCGTATCAAGTCTGGTAAAATTATATGTGGTTTTTACAAATGTAAATGA
- the fdhD gene encoding formate dehydrogenase accessory sulfurtransferase FdhD encodes MLTNNKGTETEIIQVNKYERNKVIDLVAKEKTLNIYVNQKYIVTLNCSPGNLKYLATGFLYSAGIVQDKNGIISTKTGKKGIYFQINNSLFSPDKIYSANLINQIKQTVPGNRGPLSIENSSKLNISTIYLLITLMQEKAEFFKLSGGVHNCGLANLNGCLVLFCEDISRYNTIDRILGEAFLKNINTDDKIILTSCRITSGIMQKIIKGNIPIVISRSAPTDYAIQLADKQGITLIGFARGERMNIYAHSERIDN; translated from the coding sequence ATGTTAACAAATAATAAGGGCACTGAAACTGAAATAATCCAGGTTAATAAATATGAGAGAAATAAGGTTATTGATTTAGTAGCCAAAGAGAAAACTTTAAATATTTATGTTAATCAGAAATATATTGTTACCTTAAATTGCAGTCCGGGTAATTTGAAATATTTAGCAACAGGGTTTCTATACAGTGCAGGTATTGTGCAGGATAAGAATGGAATAATTTCAACTAAAACAGGGAAGAAAGGAATATATTTCCAGATTAATAATTCTTTATTTTCGCCGGATAAAATATACAGTGCTAATCTTATTAATCAAATTAAGCAAACAGTACCAGGAAATAGAGGACCCCTGTCTATTGAAAATAGTAGCAAACTCAATATCAGCACTATTTATTTGCTCATCACTCTTATGCAGGAAAAAGCTGAATTTTTTAAGTTAAGTGGCGGTGTACATAATTGTGGTTTAGCTAATCTTAATGGTTGTCTTGTTCTATTTTGCGAGGATATAAGTCGTTATAATACAATAGACAGAATTTTAGGAGAGGCATTCTTAAAGAATATTAATACAGATGATAAGATAATTTTGACTTCCTGTCGTATTACTTCTGGAATTATGCAGAAAATTATAAAGGGAAATATTCCTATTGTTATTTCCCGATCTGCTCCCACTGATTATGCGATTCAACTGGCGGATAAGCAAGGAATCACTCTTATTGGATTTGCACGTGGGGAAAGAATGAATATTTATGCCCATTCTGAACGAATTGATAATTAA
- a CDS encoding pre-16S rRNA-processing nuclease YqgF — protein MKKFILSIDPGRKKCGIALVDYKLRYIAGEVVNNERLMDRVKNYLGKYQIKSIVVGSGTNSENIIAVIKKNFPELFITVITEEDTTRLARRYFFEHNPPTGWLKLIPISLRIPPRPYDDFAAYVIARKFFSDYQQDKKL, from the coding sequence GTGAAAAAATTTATACTATCGATTGATCCAGGTAGAAAAAAGTGCGGTATAGCACTGGTGGATTACAAATTAAGATATATAGCAGGTGAGGTTGTAAACAATGAGAGATTGATGGACCGGGTAAAAAATTATTTAGGAAAATACCAGATTAAAAGCATAGTAGTGGGAAGTGGAACAAATTCAGAAAATATTATTGCAGTTATCAAGAAAAATTTTCCGGAGTTATTTATCACTGTAATAACAGAAGAAGATACTACCAGGTTAGCAAGGAGATATTTCTTTGAACATAATCCGCCAACCGGCTGGTTAAAACTTATTCCTATTTCTCTTCGCATACCTCCTCGACCTTATGACGATTTTGCTGCCTATGTAATTGCCAGAAAATTTTTCTCTGATTATCAACAAGATAAGAAGTTGTAG
- a CDS encoding formate/nitrite transporter family protein gives MSTEKDKIQLAQDVTTPCNPPGAIANAFCTIGKNKAGLSWSKMIILGILAGAYISFGAQLATMVTYDAVKFVGDGITKFLFGSVFSVGLMLVVIAGAELFTGNNLIVVGTLNQNVTVGKLLNSWVWVYIANFIGSLLIVWLMYNAQLWKTGNFAVGAKALAIANGKVNLTWSAAIARGILCNWLVCLAVWMAVAAKDVPGKILGIYFPIMAFVASGFEHSIANMYFVPMGILLKNNTSIVAAAGLTDQLSRLNWGSFLFNNLLPVTIGNIIGGAFFVATIYWYVYLRDNK, from the coding sequence TTGAGTACAGAGAAAGATAAAATTCAATTAGCGCAAGATGTAACAACGCCATGTAATCCACCAGGTGCAATTGCTAATGCTTTTTGTACTATTGGCAAGAACAAGGCTGGTCTGTCATGGAGTAAAATGATTATCTTAGGTATTCTGGCGGGTGCTTATATCAGTTTTGGTGCGCAACTGGCTACTATGGTTACTTATGATGCAGTAAAATTTGTAGGTGATGGGATTACTAAATTTTTATTTGGTAGTGTTTTTTCAGTTGGTCTTATGCTGGTTGTTATTGCCGGAGCAGAATTATTTACCGGAAATAATTTAATCGTGGTGGGCACTTTAAACCAGAATGTTACAGTAGGAAAATTGTTAAACAGCTGGGTTTGGGTATATATAGCAAATTTTATTGGTTCTCTTTTGATAGTATGGTTGATGTATAATGCTCAGCTTTGGAAGACCGGAAATTTTGCTGTAGGAGCAAAGGCTTTGGCCATAGCCAATGGTAAGGTTAATCTAACCTGGAGTGCAGCTATAGCACGAGGAATTCTCTGTAACTGGCTGGTATGCCTGGCAGTATGGATGGCAGTAGCAGCTAAGGATGTTCCTGGTAAAATTCTTGGTATCTATTTCCCCATTATGGCTTTTGTAGCCAGTGGTTTTGAGCATAGTATTGCCAATATGTATTTTGTACCCATGGGTATATTGTTAAAAAATAATACTTCAATAGTAGCAGCAGCAGGATTAACGGATCAGCTTAGCCGATTGAATTGGGGTAGTTTTTTATTTAATAATTTATTACCAGTAACTATAGGCAATATAATTGGCGGAGCCTTCTTTGTTGCTACTATATATTGGTATGTTTATTTAAGAGATAATAAATAA
- a CDS encoding molybdenum cofactor guanylyltransferase yields the protein MNIEKKYTAISVIVLAGGRSSRIGLGKDKGYLKFRGTILIKRVILNILSIEGITEQDIIIVGPRDRFPQYKLTVEDIYPQKGPLGGIFSGLQYSKTFYNLVIGYDMPFIEKRLVAYMIENMEGYDIVIPTHGKELFEPLCAIYSKNCLKIIEQNLKKGTLAVRDIFPFLKIRWITEMEIRRCDPELHSFFNINFQGDFIEAEKLEIDRRKKNVNK from the coding sequence ATGAATATAGAGAAAAAATATACTGCTATTTCAGTTATAGTATTAGCAGGCGGTAGAAGCAGCAGAATAGGTTTAGGTAAAGATAAAGGCTATCTGAAATTTAGGGGCACTATCCTTATAAAACGAGTTATTTTAAATATTCTTTCTATAGAAGGGATTACAGAGCAAGATATTATTATTGTAGGACCCAGAGATAGATTTCCCCAATATAAGTTAACTGTAGAGGATATCTACCCCCAAAAAGGGCCATTAGGAGGGATTTTTTCAGGTTTACAATATTCCAAAACATTTTATAATCTAGTTATAGGATATGATATGCCCTTTATTGAGAAAAGATTAGTTGCATATATGATAGAAAATATGGAAGGTTATGATATAGTAATTCCCACTCATGGCAAGGAATTATTCGAACCTTTATGTGCCATTTATAGTAAAAATTGCCTGAAAATAATTGAACAGAATTTAAAAAAGGGTACCCTGGCGGTAAGAGATATTTTTCCCTTTTTAAAAATTCGCTGGATTACCGAAATGGAAATCAGAAGATGTGATCCAGAATTACATTCTTTTTTTAATATTAATTTTCAAGGTGATTTTATTGAGGCAGAGAAATTGGAAATAGACCGGAGAAAAAAGAATGTTAACAAATAA
- the fdhF gene encoding formate dehydrogenase subunit alpha, with amino-acid sequence MPLVQVTINDKKIMVEPDSTILDAATKAGIRIPTLCAMPEINHYPGSCRMCVVEVKGHPCLVASCVYPVQEGMVVYTHSERVINARRAVLELLLTTHPLDCMTCEKNGECDLQDLAYELGIKESGFGRSERNLPIDESNPFILRDLNKCILCRRCVEICNEIQQSRAIGFGYRGTKTEVIAGLGNKLGHETKITIGSEKNPDYSNCVSCGQCVAVCPVGALTDKAAIGKGRAWEFEKVHTTCNYCGCGCGFDLNIKDGKVVKVTSNPDSVVNGINLCVKGRFGNDYIHREDRLKTPLIRKNGKLEPASWDEALQLISDKFQEIKEESGKDSLAVLSSAKCTNEENYLLMKFARAVLGTNNVDHCARLCHSATVAGLAQTFGSGAMTNSITEIAHASVIYLTGSNTTENHPIIALEIKKAVTKNGAKLIVADPREIELVKYATLWLRHRPGTDVALFNGLMNVIITEGLEDKEFIKKRTEDYEKMKEVVLKYTPEIVAKITGVPADDIRKAARIYAKGPNTSLIYSMGITQHTSGTDNVLSTANIAMLTGNVGKESSGVNPLRGQSNVQGACDMGALPNVYSGYQTVADPAIQEKFSKAWQAELSNKVGLTVVEILNAAYDGKVRGIFIMAENPAMSDPDLNHAREALKKTDFLVVSDMFMTETAEMADVVLPGVSFAEKDGTITNTERRVQRFYKAIEPIGESKPEWQIICELAQKMGYNNMSYNSPAEIMEEIAQLTPIYGGILYPRLEKEGLQWPCPDTKHPGTRFLHKDKFSRGKGKFFPVEFREAAELPDEEYPLIFTTGRVLYHFHTGTVTRKSKGLSEVYKEALVEISPQDASELSIKDGEMVEVTSRRGKIQAKAKVTEKSDNGVVFMSFHFHEAAANLLTIAALDPVSKIPEYKVCAVKIKKIS; translated from the coding sequence ATGCCGTTGGTCCAAGTAACAATAAATGACAAAAAAATTATGGTAGAGCCTGATTCAACAATCCTGGATGCAGCAACTAAGGCAGGCATAAGAATTCCCACGTTATGTGCTATGCCAGAAATCAATCATTATCCAGGCTCTTGTCGTATGTGTGTGGTAGAGGTTAAAGGTCATCCCTGTCTGGTTGCCTCATGTGTATATCCAGTACAGGAAGGTATGGTAGTGTATACCCATAGTGAAAGGGTAATTAACGCTCGCCGAGCCGTATTGGAATTATTATTAACTACGCATCCTCTGGATTGTATGACCTGTGAGAAGAATGGTGAATGTGATTTGCAAGACTTAGCTTATGAATTGGGGATTAAAGAATCCGGTTTTGGCAGAAGTGAAAGAAACCTTCCTATCGACGAAAGTAATCCTTTTATTTTAAGAGATTTGAATAAATGCATTCTTTGTCGAAGATGTGTAGAGATATGTAACGAGATTCAACAATCAAGAGCTATTGGATTCGGATATCGTGGTACAAAAACAGAAGTCATTGCCGGATTGGGCAATAAATTAGGACATGAAACAAAAATTACTATTGGTTCAGAAAAAAATCCCGATTATTCTAATTGTGTTTCTTGTGGACAGTGTGTTGCGGTATGCCCTGTTGGAGCATTAACTGATAAGGCAGCTATAGGAAAAGGAAGAGCCTGGGAATTTGAAAAAGTTCATACTACCTGTAATTACTGTGGATGTGGATGCGGATTTGACCTGAATATTAAAGATGGCAAGGTAGTTAAGGTTACTTCCAATCCTGATAGTGTTGTCAATGGCATTAATCTCTGTGTGAAAGGGCGTTTTGGAAATGATTATATTCATAGGGAAGATCGCTTAAAAACTCCCTTAATCAGGAAAAATGGTAAATTAGAACCAGCTTCCTGGGATGAAGCGCTGCAGTTAATCAGTGATAAATTTCAAGAGATCAAAGAAGAAAGCGGAAAAGATAGCTTAGCGGTTCTTTCTTCAGCCAAATGTACTAATGAAGAAAACTATCTACTAATGAAATTTGCCAGGGCAGTCCTGGGAACGAATAATGTTGACCATTGTGCCCGGCTTTGCCATTCAGCCACTGTTGCTGGCTTGGCTCAAACCTTTGGTAGTGGTGCCATGACTAATTCTATTACGGAAATTGCCCATGCTTCGGTTATTTATTTAACCGGTTCCAACACTACTGAGAACCATCCTATCATTGCCCTGGAAATAAAAAAAGCAGTAACTAAAAATGGAGCAAAATTAATTGTAGCTGATCCTAGAGAAATAGAGTTAGTCAAATATGCTACTCTCTGGTTAAGGCATAGACCAGGAACAGATGTAGCCCTGTTTAATGGTTTGATGAATGTTATAATTACTGAGGGATTGGAAGATAAGGAATTTATTAAAAAACGAACCGAAGATTATGAAAAAATGAAGGAAGTAGTTCTCAAGTATACCCCAGAAATAGTAGCGAAGATTACCGGAGTTCCTGCCGATGATATCAGGAAAGCAGCAAGAATTTATGCTAAAGGTCCTAATACTTCTTTAATTTATTCCATGGGGATTACCCAACATACCAGCGGTACTGATAATGTTCTTTCAACTGCCAATATAGCGATGTTAACTGGTAATGTAGGGAAGGAGAGTTCAGGAGTAAATCCTTTAAGGGGACAAAGTAATGTTCAGGGCGCTTGTGATATGGGAGCTTTGCCCAATGTGTATTCCGGTTATCAGACCGTAGCGGACCCCGCAATTCAAGAGAAGTTTTCTAAAGCCTGGCAGGCTGAATTGTCAAATAAGGTCGGACTCACAGTTGTTGAAATACTTAATGCCGCATATGATGGCAAAGTGAGAGGTATATTCATTATGGCAGAAAATCCAGCTATGTCAGATCCTGATTTAAACCACGCCCGTGAAGCTTTAAAGAAAACTGATTTTTTAGTGGTATCAGATATGTTTATGACTGAAACAGCTGAAATGGCTGATGTAGTGTTGCCTGGTGTTAGTTTTGCTGAGAAAGATGGCACTATTACTAATACTGAGAGAAGAGTGCAAAGATTCTATAAAGCTATTGAACCAATAGGAGAATCAAAACCGGAATGGCAGATAATCTGTGAACTAGCTCAGAAAATGGGATATAATAATATGAGCTACAATAGCCCTGCTGAAATTATGGAAGAAATTGCTCAACTCACTCCAATTTATGGAGGGATACTCTATCCAAGATTGGAAAAAGAAGGGTTGCAATGGCCTTGTCCAGATACCAAACATCCTGGGACAAGGTTCCTGCATAAGGATAAGTTTAGCAGAGGAAAGGGAAAGTTCTTCCCAGTTGAATTTAGAGAGGCTGCCGAACTTCCTGATGAAGAATATCCTTTAATCTTTACTACTGGAAGAGTATTATATCATTTCCATACCGGTACAGTTACCCGAAAATCTAAAGGGCTAAGCGAAGTATATAAAGAAGCATTAGTTGAGATTAGCCCTCAGGATGCCAGCGAATTAAGTATAAAAGATGGTGAAATGGTTGAAGTTACCTCTCGAAGAGGAAAGATTCAGGCAAAGGCTAAGGTAACTGAAAAATCTGATAATGGTGTAGTATTCATGAGTTTCCATTTCCATGAAGCTGCTGCTAATTTATTAACAATTGCAGCCCTCGATCCAGTTTCTAAGATACCAGAGTATAAAGTGTGTGCTGTTAAAATTAAAAAGATATCCTAA
- a CDS encoding HypC/HybG/HupF family hydrogenase formation chaperone: MCLAIPGKIIKKINCEEAEVLLGNIKKSVRIDLLPEIEEGDYVLIHAGYAITKIDSREANEINQAWEEIQS; this comes from the coding sequence ATGTGTCTGGCTATCCCTGGTAAGATAATAAAAAAAATAAATTGTGAAGAGGCAGAGGTTCTGTTGGGGAATATAAAAAAGTCGGTTAGAATTGACCTTTTACCTGAAATTGAAGAAGGAGATTATGTGCTTATTCATGCTGGATATGCCATTACTAAAATCGATTCCCGGGAGGCAAATGAGATAAATCAAGCCTGGGAGGAAATACAGTCTTGA